The Macaca nemestrina isolate mMacNem1 chromosome 6, mMacNem.hap1, whole genome shotgun sequence genome window below encodes:
- the LOC139363966 gene encoding uncharacterized protein, translating to MKPNMRFLWGIIALYSIVAVYAGFGDPRKARELLRKQYGQPCDCRGGQISEPPSDRITQVTCTGKTAYLMPNQLWKCKSTPRDTSPSGPLLECPCSSFQSSVHSSCYTSYQQCKSGNRTYYTATLLKTQTGGTNSVQVLGSTNKLVQSPCNGQKGKPVCWSTTAPIHISDGGGPLDITRIKTVQKKLEEIHKASYPELQYHPLALPELRDVQTLSSTIQDLQDQVDSLAEVVLQNRRGLDLLTAEQGGICLALQEKCCFYANKSGIVRDKIKTLQEELEKRRKGLAANPLACFDDPAGRDTHVLSKRNRM from the exons atgaagcctaacatgagATTCCTTTGGGGAATAATCGCTCTATATAGCATAGTGgcagtctatgcaggttttggtgaccctcgtaaggcaagagaattattacgaaaacaatacggccagccttgtgattgcagagggggacaaatatctgaacctccgtcagacagaatcacccaggtgacctgcacgggcaagacagcttacctaatgccaaaccagttatggaaatgtaagtctaccccaagagatacctcacctagcgggccgctcctagaatgcccttgtagctctttccaatcttctgtacatagttcctgttatacctcctatcaacaatgcaaatcaggcaatagaacataCTATACGGCCacgttactaaaaacacaaactggaggTACCAATAGCGTACAAGTATTAGGATCCACTAATAAACTTGTACAATCTCCTTGTAACggccaaaaaggaaagcctgtttgttggagcactaccgcccccattcacatttctgatggaGGAGGCCCATTAGATATTACAAGAATTAAAACCgtccagaaaaaattagaagaaattcataaagcttCTTATCCGGAACTTCAATATCACCCTTTAGCCCTGCCTGAGCTTAGAG ATGTACAGACCTTATCCAGTACTATACAAGATTTACAAGATCAAGTAGATTCATTAGCAGAAGTAGTTCTCCAGAATAGAAGAGGTCTAGATTTGTTAACGGCAGAACAGGGAGGGATctgtttggctttacaggaaaagtgctgtttttacgccaacaaatccggaatcgtcagagataagataaaaacgttacaagaagaactagaaaagcgcAGAAAAGGCCTGGCCGCCAATCCCTT ggcctgcttcgacgatcccgcgggccgggatactCACGTGCTGTCCAAAAGAAATAGAATGTGA